The following proteins come from a genomic window of Sphaerisporangium rubeum:
- a CDS encoding DUF4032 domain-containing protein has protein sequence MPLQITGAPSDPDLIRLPWETPLEEWPEHHLVTLPRGISRHIVRFARLSGRVYAIKEINSRFARREYQLLWDLGRHDAPSVEPVAVVTGRTTADGEPLDSALITRHLQFSLPYRAVLSGSLRPDTLIRLLDALAVLLVRLHLAGFYWGDCSLSNTLFRRDAGAFAAYLVDAETGELHPVLSRGQRDQDIEVARVNIFGEMLDLEAGGFLHPSIDPLAFADQLVARYHRLWEELTQEEIVEDVEWHLIDQRIRRLNSLGFDVAEMMIRRKAGTARLMVKPKVVDAGHHQRRLLRLTGLDVEENQARRLLNDLDSFRVARGLRHEDEAIVAHLWLAEIFQPTVLAIPPDLRGKLEPAQLFHEVLDHRWYMSEAEGRDVGLDAALRSYIDTVLVHKPDEKALIGDDAVPGTEQVPDLTL, from the coding sequence TTGCCGCTCCAGATCACCGGCGCGCCGAGCGACCCCGACCTCATCCGCCTGCCGTGGGAGACCCCGCTGGAGGAATGGCCGGAACACCACCTGGTCACGCTCCCCCGAGGCATCTCCCGCCACATCGTGCGGTTCGCGCGGCTGTCGGGACGCGTCTACGCCATCAAGGAGATCAACAGCCGGTTCGCCAGGCGCGAGTACCAGCTTCTGTGGGACCTCGGCCGCCACGACGCACCCTCCGTGGAACCGGTCGCCGTCGTCACCGGCCGCACCACCGCCGACGGCGAGCCGCTCGACTCCGCGCTCATCACCCGGCACCTGCAGTTCTCCCTGCCGTACCGCGCCGTGCTGTCGGGCTCGCTGCGGCCCGACACGCTCATCCGCCTGCTCGACGCGCTCGCCGTGCTGCTGGTGCGCCTGCACCTCGCCGGGTTTTACTGGGGTGACTGCTCGCTGAGCAACACCCTGTTCCGCAGGGACGCCGGCGCGTTCGCCGCCTACCTCGTGGACGCCGAGACCGGTGAGCTGCACCCGGTGCTCAGCCGGGGCCAGCGCGACCAGGACATCGAGGTCGCGCGGGTCAACATCTTCGGCGAGATGCTCGACCTGGAGGCCGGCGGGTTCCTCCACCCCTCGATCGACCCGCTGGCGTTCGCCGACCAGCTCGTGGCGCGGTACCACCGGCTGTGGGAGGAGCTCACGCAGGAGGAGATCGTCGAGGACGTCGAGTGGCACCTGATCGACCAGCGCATCAGGCGGCTCAACTCGCTCGGCTTCGACGTCGCCGAGATGATGATCCGCCGCAAGGCCGGCACGGCGCGGCTCATGGTCAAGCCCAAGGTCGTGGACGCCGGCCACCACCAGCGCCGGCTGCTGCGGCTCACCGGCCTCGACGTGGAGGAGAACCAGGCCCGCCGGCTGCTCAACGACCTGGACTCCTTCCGCGTGGCCCGCGGCCTGCGGCACGAGGACGAGGCGATCGTCGCGCACCTGTGGCTGGCCGAGATCTTCCAGCCGACCGTGCTCGCCATCCCGCCGGACCTGCGCGGCAAGCTGGAACCCGCGCAGCTGTTCCACGAGGTGCTCGACCACCGGTGGTACATGTCGGAGGCCGAGGGCCGGGACGTCGGGCTGGACGCGGCGTTGCGGTCGTACATCGACACCGTGCTGGTGCACAAACCCGACGAGAAGGCACTGATCGGGGACGACGCGGTGCCGGGGACCGAGCAGGTGCCGGACCTGACCCTCTGA
- a CDS encoding DUF523 domain-containing protein yields the protein MERILVSACLMGRPVRFDGQAKTVHDALLATWRAEGRLVPFCPEVEGGLPVPRPPAEIEGGVGGPAVLAGSARILTAEGADVTRHFLAGAQAALAVARSMNLKLAVLKDGSPSCGTLRIHDGTFRGRVTPGSGVTAALLSVHGVRVFSEAHLAEAATYLKELEAVKG from the coding sequence ATGGAAAGGATCCTGGTCAGCGCGTGCCTGATGGGGCGTCCGGTGCGTTTCGACGGCCAGGCGAAGACCGTGCACGACGCGCTCCTCGCCACCTGGCGCGCCGAGGGCAGGCTCGTGCCGTTCTGTCCTGAGGTCGAAGGCGGCCTGCCGGTGCCGCGTCCTCCCGCCGAGATCGAAGGCGGGGTCGGCGGGCCGGCGGTGCTGGCCGGCAGCGCGCGCATCCTCACCGCCGAGGGGGCCGACGTGACCCGCCACTTCCTCGCCGGCGCGCAGGCCGCGCTCGCCGTGGCACGCTCCATGAACCTCAAGCTCGCCGTGCTCAAGGACGGCAGCCCGTCCTGCGGCACCCTGCGCATCCACGACGGCACCTTCCGCGGCCGCGTCACCCCCGGCTCCGGCGTGACGGCGGCCCTGCTGTCGGTGCACGGCGTGCGCGTCTTCAGCGAGGCCCACCTGGCCGAGGCCGCGACCTACCTCAAGGAGCTGGAGGCCGTGAAGGGCTGA
- a CDS encoding alpha/beta fold hydrolase, translating to MDRVRVNGIEIAYDTFGDAGGRVLVLIMGLGAQMISWDEEFCAELAAAGHYVVRFDNRDAGLSTHLHEAGVPRLPAARGEGVPEAPYLLKDMAADTAGLLDVLGLDAVHVVGASMGGMIAQEFAIRYPGRTLSLTSIMSTTSPDVGAPTELALGALLAPAAPDRESVVRRAVESWKVLGSPAYPADEARVREIAGQAYDRSFDPPGFGRQFAALLASGDRTAALRELSVPALVIHGEADQLVQLAGGVATADAIPGAKLLTFPGMGHDLPRALWPDFVAAITELTTRAAVL from the coding sequence GGGGGGAGGGTGTTGGTGCTGATCATGGGGCTCGGGGCTCAGATGATCAGTTGGGACGAGGAGTTCTGCGCGGAGCTGGCCGCCGCGGGGCATTACGTCGTGCGGTTCGACAACCGGGACGCGGGGTTGTCGACGCATCTGCATGAGGCGGGGGTGCCGCGGCTTCCGGCGGCGCGTGGCGAGGGGGTGCCGGAGGCGCCGTATCTGCTGAAGGACATGGCGGCCGACACGGCGGGGCTGTTGGACGTTCTTGGGCTGGACGCGGTGCATGTGGTGGGGGCCTCGATGGGGGGGATGATCGCGCAGGAGTTCGCGATCAGGTACCCGGGGAGGACGCTCAGTCTCACGTCGATCATGTCGACGACGAGTCCGGATGTGGGGGCTCCTACAGAGCTGGCGCTCGGTGCGCTGCTGGCGCCGGCGGCTCCTGACCGGGAGTCGGTGGTGCGGCGTGCGGTCGAGTCGTGGAAGGTGCTGGGGTCGCCGGCGTATCCGGCGGACGAGGCGCGGGTGCGGGAGATCGCGGGGCAGGCCTATGACCGGTCGTTCGACCCGCCGGGGTTCGGCCGGCAGTTCGCGGCGCTCCTCGCGTCGGGGGACCGGACGGCGGCGCTGCGCGAGTTGTCGGTGCCGGCGCTGGTGATCCACGGGGAGGCCGACCAGCTTGTCCAGCTCGCCGGTGGGGTCGCCACCGCGGACGCCATCCCGGGGGCCAAGCTGCTGACGTTCCCCGGGATGGGCCACGACCTGCCGCGTGCGCTCTGGCCCGACTTCGTGGCGGCGATCACCGAGCTCACCACCCGCGCCGCCGTGCTGTAG